The following is a genomic window from Verrucosispora sp. WMMD573.
TCCGCTCCGACTGCGGGCGGTCCGGAGCGTACGCGGTGAGGTTCTCCAGCACGGTGCGGTCCGCGTCGAGCAGGTCCAGCCGCTGCGACAGGTACGCCACCCGGCCGTCGGCCCGACGCACCTGACCACCCTCCGGGTCCAGCTCGCCGAGCAGCAGGCGTAGCAGCGTGGACTTGCCAACGCCGTTGGGACCGGTCAGCGCGATCCGTTCCGGGCCGCGGATGGTCAGGTCGACGCCGTCCCCGGCGAACAGCGCCCGGTCGCCGTACCGGACCTGCATCCGCTGCCCCTCGACAAGGGTCCGGCCGGCCGGGACGTCGGTCTCCGGCAGATCCACCGCCAGCGTCTGATCGTCTCGCAGCGCCCGGCCGGCCTCGTCGAGCCGGGACTGCGCGTCGCTGACCCGGCTGGCGTGCGCCTGCTGGGCCCGGCCCGCCGACTCCTGGGCGCTGCGCTTGAGCCCACCGGCCACGATGCGGGCCAGGCCCGCGTTGCCGAGGTTGCGGGCTGCGTTGCCGGCTCGCCGTTCGGCGCGTTCGCGGGCCTGCTGCATCTCCCGCTTCTCCCGCTTGACCTCCAACTCGGCGCTGCGGACCTGGCGCTCCGCCAGCTCACGGGCGGCCCTCGCCGCCTCCTCGTAGGCGGTGAAATTGCCGCCGAACATGCGCACCTGCCCGCCGTCGAGTTCGGCGATGCGGTCCATCCGGTCCAGCAGCATCCGGTCGTGGCTGACCAGCAGCAGGCAGCCGGACCAGTTCTCCAGCACCGTGTAGAGCCGGTGCCGGGCGTCGATGTCGAGGTTGTTGGTCGGCTCGTCCAGCAGCAGCACGTCGGGACGCCGGAGCAGCTGGGCGGCCAAGCCGAGGGAGACGACCTGCCCGCCGCTGAGGGTGTGCAGGCGACGATCCAACGCCACCTCGCCCAGACCCAGGCGGTCGAGTTCGGCGCGGCTGCGCTCCTCGACGTCCCAGTCGTCACCGACCGTGGCGAAGTTCTCCTCGCTGGCGTCGCCGGCCTCGATCGCCCGCAACGCGGTCAACGCCGGGGCGACGCCGAGTACCTCCGCGACGATCAGGTCACCGGTCAGCGGAAGGTTCTGCGGCAGGTAGCCGAGTTCCCCCTCGACCGTCACGCCGCCCCCGGTGGGTACGAGATCGCTGGCGATCAGGCGCAGCAGCGTCGACTTGCCGGCGCCGTTCGGCGCGACCAGGCCGGTGCGACCCGGCGGCACGGTGAATGACAGGTCCTGGAAAACCGGGGTGTCGTCGGGCCAGGAAAAGGACAGGTTGGTGCAGACGACACAGACGTCGGACATCGAAGAAGACCTCGGATGAGAAGCCGGGGACACAACGCCCCGGTCAGGCAGACAGGGCCACGACACGACAGGCCGCCGTTCCGGCGGCAGGGCTGCTCACCCTGAGATGTCGTCGTCCCCCGAAAGCATGCCGAGCGCTCCTCGCTTCGTACCTGGCGGTTGATCCGCTGGGT
Proteins encoded in this region:
- the abc-f gene encoding ribosomal protection-like ABC-F family protein, translated to MSDVCVVCTNLSFSWPDDTPVFQDLSFTVPPGRTGLVAPNGAGKSTLLRLIASDLVPTGGGVTVEGELGYLPQNLPLTGDLIVAEVLGVAPALTALRAIEAGDASEENFATVGDDWDVEERSRAELDRLGLGEVALDRRLHTLSGGQVVSLGLAAQLLRRPDVLLLDEPTNNLDIDARHRLYTVLENWSGCLLLVSHDRMLLDRMDRIAELDGGQVRMFGGNFTAYEEAARAARELAERQVRSAELEVKREKREMQQARERAERRAGNAARNLGNAGLARIVAGGLKRSAQESAGRAQQAHASRVSDAQSRLDEAGRALRDDQTLAVDLPETDVPAGRTLVEGQRMQVRYGDRALFAGDGVDLTIRGPERIALTGPNGVGKSTLLRLLLGELDPEGGQVRRADGRVAYLSQRLDLLDADRTVLENLTAYAPDRPQSERMNLLARFLFRGARAQLPVGVLSGGERLRATLACVLYAQPAPHLLLLDEPTNNLDLVSVSQLENALHAYRGAFVVVSHDERFLRDIGVDRWLRLDEGGLREIPAPEPD